The DNA window TGATATTAGATGAACCTACTAATTTTCTTGATATACCTACAAGGGAAATAATTGAAGAGGCTCTTCTTGATTATGAAGGCTCTATACTTTTCGTAAGTCATGACAGATATTTTGTAGAAAAAATGGCAGAAGAAATATGGGAGCTTTCAAATAGCTCGCTTACCCAATATATAGGAGGATATTCCTATTATCTAGATAAGAAAAAGCAATCTTTTTCTAAGCATAGTATTGATATAAGAGAAGAAATTCTTAAATTGGAAATGCAGCTTTCTCACATCTCATTTAAGCTTATGGGATGCAAGGATGAAGAAAAGGCTGATTTGGAAAAAGAATATTTTGAAGTCACCCAAAAGCTTAGAGTATTAAAAAAGTAATAGTTGACTCATATAAAGAGCTATGTTTTGGTTATAATATTGACTTGCTCAGGCTTGAAGTAAACAATTCAAGCCTGACCCTTTTTTATCCTTAGTATCTTAAATTACCATTACCAGATAGAAAATATTTTTGTTGCATTAGATGGTATATCCCAATGGGACCACCTACATGGAATTTCTGAGTACTTATACCAATTTCACTGCCTAGACCAAATTCAATGCCATCTGTCAATCTTGTTGAAGCGTTATGACATATAACATTTGCCTCTACATAATTCATAAAATAAGATACGTTTTCCAGATTATTACTTATAATCGTTTCTGTATGTGGTGTTCTATATTTATTTATATGATTAATTGCTTCATCAATGTTTTCAACTATTTTCACTGCAATAGCAGGAGCGAAAAATTCATGTTCAAAGTGATGCTCATCGGCTAATTTAATACTTGGATGTAATTGTACTGATTTTTCACAGCCGAATATCTCGATATTGTTCTTAAGCAGCTTGGTTATAAAATCAGTAAAGTATTGCGAGCTCCAGTCTTTGTGTACTAAAACTGTTTCAGCAGCATTACATGCCTTTGGCCTTGGAACCTTACTATTGATTACAATATCACATGCCATGTCAAAGAAAGCATCTTCGGCAATATAAATATGGCAATTCCCTTCACCAGCAACAATAATAGGTACAAGAGCATGTTCCCTCAACACCTCTACAGCCTCTACTCCTCCTCGAACAACCATCAAGTCCACAAACCTATTTTGTCTTGACAGTGCAATTTTACTTTTATGAGAACAATCAAATAAATACTGAATATTATCAGGGCATATTCCAAACTCATTCAATGTATCTCGAAGTATTTCGGAAATACATTTATCAGTATTAGTGCTATGTCTACTTCCTGCCAAAATTACTGAGTTTCCTGTTCTCACGCAAATACCTACAGAATCCGTAACAACATCGGGTCTAGCTTCATAAACAACAGAAATAACTCCTAGTGGCACCTGCTTTTTTTCAATAATTAGTCCATCTTTTTTCATAACATAACTAATTCTTTCTCCAACAGGGTCTATTAGTCTTGACATTCTCTTTAAGCTTTCTCCCATCGCTTCAATACTTTTTTCATTCAGTGTAAGTATGGAAAGTCGAGATTCATCTAATTTGTTCCTATAAGCTATATCAATGTCTTGTTTATTAGCCAACAAGATTTGATTCTTTTTAGCCACGATGTTTTCTGCCATCTTAACCAGAATTCTACTCCTTAACTCTCCTTCAACTAATGCAAATTTACGAGAATTTATTTTGGCTGTATAAGTTATATCTTCAGGCATTGGCCACACTCCTTTTTACTCAAAATTATTAATAGATGCACATAATCTAAATAGGCTTTTATCCATAAAAATATTTATGACTATTAATTAATTCCTTTGAGTAATCACTTGACGCATATTCAAAAAAATCTCTAAAGTCCATTAAATCAACTAGCTTGTGGTCGTTTATTACTGCTATCTTATCCCATCTGTCATTATAAAAATCTATGTCATGAACTATTGATATTATAGACAATTCATAGCTGCTTTTTATTTTGTTTAAGAGATTATTTATTTCTATTCTGTTATCATAGTCAAGCATTGATGTTGCTTCGTCTGCAATTATCAGCTTTGGATAAGTAATCAAAGCTCTTGCT is part of the Proteiniborus sp. MB09-C3 genome and encodes:
- a CDS encoding glutamate-5-semialdehyde dehydrogenase, with protein sequence MPEDITYTAKINSRKFALVEGELRSRILVKMAENIVAKKNQILLANKQDIDIAYRNKLDESRLSILTLNEKSIEAMGESLKRMSRLIDPVGERISYVMKKDGLIIEKKQVPLGVISVVYEARPDVVTDSVGICVRTGNSVILAGSRHSTNTDKCISEILRDTLNEFGICPDNIQYLFDCSHKSKIALSRQNRFVDLMVVRGGVEAVEVLREHALVPIIVAGEGNCHIYIAEDAFFDMACDIVINSKVPRPKACNAAETVLVHKDWSSQYFTDFITKLLKNNIEIFGCEKSVQLHPSIKLADEHHFEHEFFAPAIAVKIVENIDEAINHINKYRTPHTETIISNNLENVSYFMNYVEANVICHNASTRLTDGIEFGLGSEIGISTQKFHVGGPIGIYHLMQQKYFLSGNGNLRY